TCGATGATGGGGAGTCTAGAGTAGAATTTAATAGTCATAATTTAATAACATCTAATAAATATAATGCTAGAGAAGCAATTGAGCATATTAAGAGTATTTGCCGCGAAGATTTAGCAAAAATTGCTAGAGAAATGAAACTCTTATTAGATTATAGATTAACACCGAAACATGATCTGGAGGATGAGGATTAATATGCTGCAAAGACATGGCTTATATAGTTATCAGAGAAGAGAAAGTTTAACCCGCCAGAAAATTACTACTTATAGACATTTATCGGGTATGAATATTGATGTCTTGAAACGTGATGGATTTGGGCAAAAGTATGCTGCTCTAGCCATACCTTATGGGGCTATGCATACAAGATTTATAGATGTATTAACAGATTCAGAGGTGCAGGTTCCTGTAGGAAGCTTGAAGCTACTTTCAAAAATGATTTTCTCTTTTATTGAAGAGGGTTCACTGGCTGTTGAGCTAGCAAAATATGGTATTAGTGGGAATTTAATTGTTGATCACTCACATTTGATTTTTGAAATTATTACAAATGAGTATTATTACGATGCTGTTGAAGTATTGTTAGATACGGTATTAAATGTTGATTTGAATGAAAGAAAACTAGCAGCAGCTAAAAGAGATGTAAAAGCAGATCTATTGAAGGCTTCTAGAGAGCCGGAGTATTTTATAAATAAGAATCTAAAAAAAGCATTTTATGATCAACCTGAATACTACGAAGAGGTTGAAGGTAATTTGGCAACTATTGAATCAATTAGTTTAGAAGACGTTCACCGAGTGTTTAGGAATATATTTAATATAAAGAATTTATCTTTGATACTTGCTGGAGAATTTGATGAAGAGAAGCTTTTGCCAAGAATTGCAGAGATTTTACAAAATAGAAACTATCAAATAAATAAAAACACTCAAATATTGTTGTACAAAAATTATAGAGCTGATTTTGAAAGATTTCAGGAGTTGAATTGGCAGTATACGAGTGATGCTTTTGGACTAGCTTATAGAAAAATATCCGATAACGATACATACATTGTTGGTGGAAAAGAAATTATCAAGGCTAGATTAGAAGCGAAAATGCTTTTAGACTTTGTAATTGGATATGGATCTACTAAGTTTAAACATATTAATGAAACTGGTCTATTGGGAAATGAGATTAGATATAACTTTAATATTAATCAAGAATTTTCTTACTTGAGTATTAGAGCTAGTTCTTTGGAGCCGAGAATAACTGCTGATGCTATTGCACACAACCTTGAAAGATTCTTAGAGGAAGAATATATTGACTTTAAGGATATGGAGCCTAGATGGAAAGCCAGCGTAGGTAAATTTATTCGTGA
Above is a window of Fastidiosipila sanguinis DNA encoding:
- a CDS encoding insulinase family protein, yielding MLQRHGLYSYQRRESLTRQKITTYRHLSGMNIDVLKRDGFGQKYAALAIPYGAMHTRFIDVLTDSEVQVPVGSLKLLSKMIFSFIEEGSLAVELAKYGISGNLIVDHSHLIFEIITNEYYYDAVEVLLDTVLNVDLNERKLAAAKRDVKADLLKASREPEYFINKNLKKAFYDQPEYYEEVEGNLATIESISLEDVHRVFRNIFNIKNLSLILAGEFDEEKLLPRIAEILQNRNYQINKNTQILLYKNYRADFERFQELNWQYTSDAFGLAYRKISDNDTYIVGGKEIIKARLEAKMLLDFVIGYGSTKFKHINETGLLGNEIRYNFNINQEFSYLSIRASSLEPRITADAIAHNLERFLEEEYIDFKDMEPRWKASVGKFIRDMDTVSKFGRAASYARAMGIEFADYATIYNSMHDEISEIYKHFEFIKPENRTVLICHKI